The Cygnus olor isolate bCygOlo1 chromosome 19, bCygOlo1.pri.v2, whole genome shotgun sequence DNA window caTAAGCAAAACACAAGGGTGAGCAAAGGCTCCTCAGCACTTCCAGCACTGATTTACTTGGCCAAATATTGCAGCAGCCTCTTTGGGCCTGTGTCTGTCAGATGGGCATGGGCTGGAGGTCTAGCTCGGCTGAAGTATTTTGGGAGCTATGGATAATAAGTGCAAAGAAAGTGCAAAGTTTTTATTATCTTAGAAAGCCAGGACCACCTTCCATTTAGCACTTAAGCGCTCCTGTAGGTTTCAGATAAGGCTCTCAAAGATACATGGATGTTTCCCAGTGTTACCTCTTCTAATATTGACCTTTATAATTTTACATAGGTAAATAGCACTGGAACCAAGAGACGTGCCTGTGCCGCTGCTTGGTGCAatattcatcttttcctttcccccctgCAGAACTCCCCAGGGCCCGGCACAAGcccgcagcacccagcctgTGCCGTGGGGACCCTTCCTCATCATCGAACCCTGGTGCCAGCTCCGACGGGGCCGCTGCTGGTTGCAGCCACAGCTCGGGGACGTGGCAGCGCCTGTCACCTGCTTTCAGCGCCGGAGCTGCGATGCTGGATGACACGGCAGAAACGTGTGTGGTATTTAGGGCACGCTCAGCGCCGGGGGCAGGGGGATGGGAATTCATTAGCGGCGCCGCATCTCTTTTAATCAAGAGGCAggtgctgcttctcctcaggctgcaggcagggttGGTGATGGAGGAGCTGCGGGGATGTGTGCTGAGCGGGGGGAGAGGATGGGGCTGGTGGTGCTCGGGAGGTGTTCATGccagggagaaagaaatactACTTAGGGTGCCCTAGCAGGGGTGAGACACCGCAGGACGGACAAAACCAGGAGATAGCTGGGTCGGGCCCCTTGCAGAGAAGCCCCCAAGTGATGCGCAGCACAGAGGCTGGGAAGCCAGGCTGCATTGCCCACCCTGGCAGCCACTAGAGCACTGTGATCTCTTCCAGCGCTGATGCTCTGATACTCAAATATGAATTactgtgccaaaaaaaaaaaacaaactacattTCCCAGTTTCCTTTGCAGCCCAGGGGAATAAGCAATTGGAAGATTTAAATAGACCAGACCAGAAGCAACCAACCTTTGGCACAAAGcatttccctcctcttcttccaaTCTATTGGCTGTTTAACCTTTTTCCCTGGCACTGGAGTGGCTGCCAAGCCTGGCATTAACTTTCCTTCCAAGCTTGCTAGGCCCATGAAGTAAACAGCCATGTGCATTCCTTACTCTATATTTAACAGCTGCAGTCTGTGCTGGGGGCAACTGCAACAGAGGGGAACCTTTGTAGCTTCCCAAATCCCCAGCTCGTGAGGGTGGGAGTGGGGGAAGCTTTCCGCAAGGAGAAGAGGGATTTCTCTCCTTCCCGGTGTTTGCAAAGCAGGTTCCGTTAGCGAGAGACTGCAATGCCAGCATCCCAGCCGCGGTCCAGGGCACGAGACAGGAACAATGTCCTCAACAGGGCTGAGTTCCTCTCCCTGAACCAGCCCCTGAAAGGGacccaggagagcaggagccAGGGGAGGAAGCAGAGCGGCCAGGCGGGAGCAGCCGGCACCCAGAACAGCAGCCCCAAGGAGCGGAGGCAGTCGCAGCAGCTGCCCGAAGAGGACTGCATGCAGCTCAACCCCTCCTTCAAGGGAATCGCCTTCAACTCCCTGCTGGCCATCGACATCTGCATGTCCAAGCGGCTGGGAGTGTGTGCCAACAGAGCGTCGTCCTGGGGAGGCGCCCGCTCCATGATCAACCTTCTGGGGATAACGGGGCACGGGATCCCCTGGATCGCGGGCACGCTCATCTGCCTGGTGAAGAGCAGCACGCTGGCAGGCCAGGAGGTCCTCATGAACCTGCTGCTAGGTGAGTGGCAAAGCTCCTTCCTTCCCCGCCGGGAAAGCCCAGCCCTAGTCACAAGGGACAGCGGCATCGGGACTCCACCTCTGACTGCTCCCACCGCCGGCGGCGTCAGGCAGCAGGCAGTGACCTTTTGGGCGAATGCTGCACTTATCAGCCACCTTGGCAGCTTTGGGACGGTGCTGGGTATGGTGGGAGATGGAAGTAGCAAAAAGTTTTGTAAGGGGGTGGAATGGATCCCGGTAGCCAGCCATCCccgcagggcaggggcagaTCCTTGGCCTCTACGAGGCGGGGTTGGTCCAAGTCAGGCCAAGAAAGCGTCTGTGATGTGCAGGTGGAtaccagcagcagtgcccttGATTTACGGTCTTCTGCCTTGGTGGCTTGTCAGGTTGGGGAAAACATAAAGATTTTAATCTCAGTGTGTGGATTAGAGACAGAAGATGTTCtcaaggaaaacacatttccatCCCCTCTGCACCTCCTTGTGCAGACCCTGGCCCAACGTCTCCGCAGCCGCTCAAAGGAGTCctgtctccttccctgctgccactTGATCTCGCATCCGTCGTCCCAGGAGGACCTTTCTTGCTGCTGGCCCCGTTTCCACGCGCTAGCTTGACCCAGAGGCTGTTACGATGGATCAGatctctctgtctctcctgCCAGCCCCTTTTTTTGTGGGGTGGTCGGTCTCCTTGCTCCTGGGGACTGGGGTGTGCCGGGGGAGTTTGCAGGGCCCAACCCGTCCCCATGGCCCTACATCCCACCAGTGACCGTGCTGAGCTCTGGGTGAGACTTTCCCTACATGCAGGCCCCAAACCACCCTGCCTGCATTCACGTGAGGCACTTGCTCTTCCCTCTCTTCTGCCTTTGGCCTGTGGCCTggttatcacttttttttttatgactaaTTGCTAGCTCATCCGGCTGAGATCACCCTGGCGTTTCACCCTCCCCGAAAAACCAGCCCGCGGAGCTCCCACTTTTGGTCAGTACGAGGAATTGACGTTAGATTTAGGCCTTTGCTTTTTAGGGAGCCTGCAGTAGGCACCTCAGGGAAGGGACGTCCTGTTCTCAGGGACTGCCTGCTGTACGATACGTTCTGCAGCATGGTCCcagctttttttcagaagttcatCCTTCAGAGAGGGCAGCGATTGCGCTGAACTGGCTTGAAAAGCACAGTTGTGTCCgccttttctcccctctgcctTTGAAGGAGCCTGTCCCCGTGCTGTGACATCTAACGAGGGGAGGCCGTGGCGGGGAGGGAGCTGGAATAGCATCGGCATGATGGAGAGCCCGCCGGTGTCAGCAGTTCTTCCAGGGGCTGCCCGGTGCTCTGGGTCAAACCCTCACTGAGAAAAGAAGCTCCGTTTAAAAGGGCATGAAGATGAAATAGGAGGCGGCCAGCAAAAACCGGCACAGTTTCCAGAGGTCTCTTGACCTGAGGGCCTTTGACAGTTCTGGAGCCTGAAAACCGACCTCTTTGACTCCAAAATATTTGAGATCTTTATGAAGAGCTAATGCCGCTTTTGGCTTAAAACCAATAAAGGTCTTCTCGCTCTTCCACTGCCATTGAGGAGGCCAAACGCAAAGCCAGCTCCAGGTTGCATTGAAACTTTGAGTGTCGGGTGATGGCTGGGAGAGCTCAGCCCTGCATCTCCGGGTCTTCTT harbors:
- the PLPP7 gene encoding inactive phospholipid phosphatase 7 isoform X1; translation: MPASQPRSRARDRNNVLNRAEFLSLNQPLKGTQESRSQGRKQSGQAGAAGTQNSSPKERRQSQQLPEEDCMQLNPSFKGIAFNSLLAIDICMSKRLGVCANRASSWGGARSMINLLGITGHGIPWIAGTLICLVKSSTLAGQEVLMNLLLGRSLASAVGVPPLCGDDNGARLLTALLLDIVIVAGLQKLAKRKGPYDVSPGLLDYLTMDTYAFPAGHASRAAMLSKFFLNHLVLAIPLRILLVLWALCVGFSRVMIGRHHITDVLSGFVFGYLQFRLVELIWMSSNTCQMLISIW
- the PLPP7 gene encoding inactive phospholipid phosphatase 7 isoform X2, with the translated sequence MPASQPRSRARDRNNVLNRAEFLSLNQPLKGTQESRSQGRKQSGQAGAAGTQNSSPKERRQSQQLPEEDCMQLNPSFKGIAFNSLLAIDICMSKRLGVCANRASSWGGARSMINLLGITGHGIPWIAGTLICLVKSSTLAGQEVLMNLLLALLLDIVIVAGLQKLAKRKGPYDVSPGLLDYLTMDTYAFPAGHASRAAMLSKFFLNHLVLAIPLRILLVLWALCVGFSRVMIGRHHITDVLSGFVFGYLQFRLVELIWMSSNTCQMLISIW